In Cedecea neteri, a single genomic region encodes these proteins:
- a CDS encoding lytic transglycosylase domain-containing protein yields MQISSGPGGFSPLLPENHFPGLDGASPDSQNGSNSITAKLLLNNGGNTLAIPLALNFANTGAADKPSAINFGDSPASNNSPATNPANASSSSGSGSADSMMQELQQMLQQFLKELMQLFHMNTGQSKGDDDSSSPASGIGSGSGSGMDSGSSDGAGDAGRPLNNLAAAPSGGPSGASGPSADSLPPGDTSLKTSDPTLQKIVSQFGGEYEKASAETGVPAKLLAALTMQESGGDVNAKSTNPGNGLTDSGMNQINPDTYRAMQSKYPDKLGSDMNSPANQIMCSALMLKEGKEKFGSYDAALRAYNSGDDQVNLHNLSSVSLGDPNYVNEVNSHMAKFA; encoded by the coding sequence ATGCAGATATCATCAGGACCGGGTGGGTTCTCACCTCTTTTGCCGGAAAACCATTTTCCAGGCCTGGACGGGGCGTCACCTGACTCACAGAACGGCAGTAACAGCATTACCGCCAAACTGCTGCTGAATAACGGCGGGAACACGCTGGCTATCCCGCTGGCGCTGAACTTTGCCAACACGGGTGCGGCGGATAAGCCTTCGGCGATTAACTTTGGCGACTCACCGGCCAGTAATAACAGCCCGGCAACGAACCCGGCGAATGCTTCATCAAGCAGCGGCAGCGGTTCCGCCGACAGCATGATGCAGGAACTCCAGCAGATGCTGCAGCAGTTCCTGAAAGAGCTGATGCAGCTCTTCCACATGAACACCGGGCAAAGTAAAGGCGACGATGATTCCTCTTCACCGGCGAGCGGCATTGGTTCCGGCTCAGGTTCTGGTATGGACAGCGGCAGCAGCGATGGTGCTGGCGATGCTGGCCGCCCGCTGAATAACCTTGCGGCCGCGCCTTCCGGCGGTCCTTCTGGTGCATCGGGGCCGTCTGCGGATAGCCTGCCGCCGGGCGACACCAGCCTGAAAACAAGCGATCCAACGCTGCAGAAAATTGTTTCCCAGTTCGGCGGGGAATATGAAAAAGCCTCCGCAGAAACCGGCGTTCCGGCCAAGCTTCTGGCTGCGCTGACGATGCAGGAGTCCGGTGGGGACGTAAACGCCAAATCCACCAACCCGGGCAACGGCCTGACCGACAGCGGCATGAACCAGATCAACCCGGACACTTACCGGGCGATGCAAAGTAAATACCCGGACAAGCTCGGCAGCGACATGAACTCACCGGCCAACCAGATCATGTGTTCGGCGCTGATGCTTAAAGAAGGCAAAGAGAAATTCGGCAGCTATGATGCCGCGCTGCGCGCCTATAACTCCGGCGACGATCAGGTGAACCTGCACAACCTGTCCAGCGTCTCTTTAGGCGACCCTAACTATGTGAATGAAGTGAACAGCCATATGGCGAAATTCGCCTGA
- the sctT gene encoding type III secretion system export apparatus subunit SctT produces MIAAELTPIFNGMLGLGLAIARIYPCVLLTPLFAFSALKGMIRTAVVVPLALFVTPTIVPMLIHAPHTPWGIVAMMLKEVVLGIFLGYLLALPFWLFESVGVLFDNQRGALSGGQLNPALGADETPLGYMLLQWSMMVLIVNFGLSLATQVIWDSYRLWPVDSWLPDFREQGFLVFLGQVKQMFIDTILYAGPLVLLLLFLDFAVGVLSIYSPQLQATVLTVPLKCIAGLLFFIFYLPTLEYFAGHQFSSLRDMIPHLADILPARQTTW; encoded by the coding sequence ATGATTGCCGCCGAGCTGACGCCGATTTTCAACGGCATGCTGGGGCTTGGGCTGGCAATCGCCCGTATTTACCCCTGCGTGTTACTGACGCCGCTGTTTGCGTTCTCGGCCCTGAAAGGCATGATCCGCACGGCGGTTGTCGTGCCGCTGGCGCTTTTTGTCACACCGACCATTGTCCCAATGTTGATTCATGCTCCGCACACGCCGTGGGGCATTGTCGCCATGATGCTAAAAGAAGTGGTTCTGGGGATTTTTCTTGGTTACCTGCTGGCGCTTCCCTTCTGGCTGTTTGAGTCCGTTGGCGTGCTGTTTGATAACCAGCGTGGGGCGCTGAGCGGCGGCCAGCTTAACCCGGCGCTGGGCGCAGACGAAACGCCGCTCGGCTACATGCTTTTGCAGTGGTCGATGATGGTGCTGATCGTCAATTTTGGCCTGTCCCTCGCCACCCAGGTTATCTGGGACAGCTACCGGCTGTGGCCGGTGGACAGCTGGCTGCCCGACTTCCGCGAGCAGGGCTTCCTGGTGTTCCTCGGCCAGGTGAAGCAGATGTTTATCGACACTATTCTGTATGCCGGCCCGCTGGTACTGCTCTTGCTGTTCCTCGATTTTGCCGTCGGCGTGCTCAGCATCTACAGCCCGCAGCTGCAGGCCACGGTGCTGACCGTGCCGCTGAAATGCATCGCCGGGCTGCTGTTCTTTATCTTTTACCTGCCCACGCTGGAGTATTTCGCCGGCCACCAGTTCAGCAGCCTGCGCGATATGATCCCGCACCTGGCGGATATTCTGCCCGCCCGTCAAACCACCTGGTAA
- the hrpT gene encoding HrpT family type III secretion system protein, translating to MKPSILLLMALTFVLSGCATRNDNGCDSVACRPLSDSHHLTIWWPNDMRNGVQDYTQMPVR from the coding sequence ATGAAACCTTCGATTTTGTTACTGATGGCGCTGACGTTTGTGCTTAGCGGCTGCGCCACCCGCAATGACAACGGCTGCGACAGCGTGGCCTGCAGGCCGCTGTCAGACAGCCACCACCTGACTATCTGGTGGCCGAACGATATGCGTAACGGCGTGCAGGATTACACGCAGATGCCGGTGCGCTGA
- a CDS encoding type III secretion system chaperone: MTMQQQLKQWLDAWGKQHKISLRLEEGVCLLTDAQQQEAAVIELPPESSAVVLHCRVGELTGQDTALLPNLLAMNFEMNAMRGCWLALDGANAIRLCTQCEMFALDAERFAGWLNAFISQSGEVRAFITELPSLLETATPR; encoded by the coding sequence ATGACGATGCAACAGCAGCTGAAACAGTGGCTTGATGCCTGGGGAAAACAGCACAAGATCTCGCTTCGTCTGGAAGAAGGCGTGTGCCTGCTGACGGATGCGCAGCAGCAAGAGGCGGCGGTGATTGAACTGCCGCCGGAGAGCAGCGCGGTGGTGCTGCACTGCCGGGTAGGGGAATTAACCGGGCAGGATACGGCGCTGCTGCCCAACCTGCTGGCGATGAACTTTGAAATGAACGCGATGCGCGGCTGCTGGCTGGCGCTCGATGGGGCGAACGCTATTCGGCTTTGCACTCAGTGTGAAATGTTTGCCCTGGACGCCGAGCGGTTTGCGGGCTGGCTAAACGCCTTTATCAGCCAGAGCGGCGAGGTCAGGGCATTTATTACCGAGTTGCCTTCGCTGCTGGAGACGGCCACGCCGCGCTGA
- the sctC gene encoding type III secretion system outer membrane ring subunit SctC, whose product MFALAATAGCYSAAVSAQTPADWQNGAYAYSAQGTPLRTVLQDFASSHGVNLRLGDVPDSVVDGRLRSDSGVAFLDRLALQYRFQWFVYNGSLFVSPQSAETSKRISVSADAAPDLKQALRDVGLLEDKFGYGELPDDGVVIVTGPPEYVALVADFSAKDKDKKQNKEMMAFPLKYASVADREIKYREKTLLVPGVATILNELLGKKSNRSSQGIVPGGEGSSREALNKSFQEQSDNILSGLIQGQDSRMRGAGGDDEGEMNPLVSADVRNNALLVRDDPKRREQYQALISQIDVPQKLVEIDAMIIDVDRHAFSKFSSNLSGTFGNITAGSSMLQGAGTLFVTDYSRFFAQIQAMEGEGNASIVANPSILTLENQPAVIDMSDTAFITATGERVATIEPVTAGTSLQVVPRAIGNGPTSTVQLVVDVEDGKVQVNDDGVATGAKRATVSTQALVQQNGSLVMGGFHSRETGDTDHRIPLLGDIPYLGKFFSYTSHETSQRERLFIITPHLVGDQVDPTRYIDEQDRQQLSSAMNEVQLRQRYSSMKGDIENAMRDLAEDKVPTGFQAGGEGVGIGQLCNVGPGLSSDSSHSQWYSNSSVQISVGLIRNISGKPQRFDESNCRDDDVLAVAAWPGGNLAPGQSAEVYIAYRTRGEGRRSRQSLLTSASSLPVNSSRSRSYLLPPRPVLH is encoded by the coding sequence ATGTTCGCCCTGGCCGCAACCGCAGGCTGCTACAGCGCAGCCGTTAGCGCTCAAACGCCAGCCGACTGGCAAAATGGCGCCTATGCCTATTCTGCCCAGGGCACGCCGCTGCGCACCGTCTTGCAGGATTTCGCCAGCAGCCACGGCGTAAATCTGCGTTTAGGAGATGTGCCCGACAGCGTGGTGGACGGACGCCTGCGTTCCGACAGCGGCGTGGCCTTCCTCGACCGCCTGGCGCTGCAGTACCGCTTCCAGTGGTTTGTCTATAACGGCTCGCTGTTCGTCAGCCCGCAGTCGGCTGAAACCTCAAAGCGCATCAGCGTGTCGGCCGATGCCGCGCCGGATCTCAAGCAGGCGCTGCGTGATGTCGGGCTGCTGGAAGACAAATTCGGCTACGGCGAGCTGCCGGACGACGGCGTGGTGATTGTCACCGGCCCACCGGAGTACGTCGCACTGGTGGCGGATTTTAGCGCCAAAGACAAAGACAAAAAGCAGAACAAAGAGATGATGGCGTTCCCGCTGAAGTACGCCTCGGTGGCCGATCGCGAAATTAAATACCGCGAGAAAACGCTGCTGGTGCCCGGGGTGGCAACCATCCTCAACGAATTACTGGGCAAAAAGAGTAACCGCTCTTCGCAGGGCATTGTGCCCGGCGGAGAAGGCAGCTCCCGTGAAGCTCTCAACAAGTCATTCCAGGAGCAGTCGGACAACATTCTCTCCGGGCTGATTCAGGGGCAGGACAGCCGTATGCGTGGCGCAGGCGGCGATGACGAGGGGGAAATGAACCCACTGGTGTCCGCCGATGTGCGCAACAACGCCCTGTTGGTGCGGGACGATCCTAAACGCCGCGAGCAGTATCAGGCGCTGATTTCCCAGATCGACGTGCCTCAAAAGTTGGTTGAAATCGACGCCATGATTATTGATGTCGATCGCCACGCGTTCTCGAAGTTCTCCAGCAACCTCAGCGGTACTTTCGGCAATATTACCGCCGGTTCTTCCATGCTGCAGGGCGCAGGCACGTTATTCGTGACAGACTACAGCCGCTTCTTTGCCCAGATCCAGGCGATGGAAGGCGAGGGCAACGCCTCTATCGTGGCTAACCCGTCGATTCTGACGCTGGAAAACCAGCCCGCAGTGATCGACATGAGTGATACCGCTTTTATTACCGCGACCGGCGAGCGCGTGGCGACCATTGAACCGGTGACCGCCGGAACCAGCCTGCAGGTAGTCCCGCGCGCCATCGGCAACGGGCCAACCAGCACGGTGCAGTTAGTCGTGGATGTGGAAGACGGCAAAGTCCAGGTCAACGATGACGGCGTGGCAACCGGGGCGAAGCGCGCCACGGTCAGCACTCAGGCGCTGGTGCAGCAGAACGGCTCGCTGGTGATGGGCGGCTTCCATTCCCGTGAAACCGGCGATACCGACCACCGCATTCCGCTGCTGGGCGACATTCCTTACCTGGGGAAATTCTTCTCTTATACCAGCCATGAAACCTCGCAGCGCGAGCGGCTGTTCATCATCACGCCGCATCTGGTGGGCGACCAGGTGGACCCGACGCGCTACATCGACGAGCAGGATCGCCAGCAGCTCTCTTCGGCGATGAATGAAGTGCAGCTCCGCCAGCGCTACAGCTCGATGAAAGGCGATATCGAAAACGCCATGCGGGATCTGGCGGAAGACAAAGTCCCGACCGGGTTCCAGGCAGGTGGCGAAGGCGTGGGCATTGGCCAGCTGTGCAACGTGGGACCGGGGCTGTCATCGGACAGCTCACACAGCCAGTGGTACAGCAATTCGTCGGTGCAAATCAGTGTCGGGCTGATCCGTAATATCAGCGGCAAGCCGCAGCGCTTTGATGAGTCCAATTGCCGCGATGATGACGTGCTGGCCGTGGCCGCCTGGCCGGGTGGAAACCTTGCCCCAGGCCAGTCGGCAGAAGTGTATATCGCCTACCGCACGCGAGGAGAAGGGCGCCGCAGCCGCCAGTCGCTGCTGACCTCTGCCTCGTCTTTGCCGGTGAATTCATCCAGATCGCGCAGCTATCTTTTGCCGCCGCGCCCTGTACTGCATTAA
- a CDS encoding HrpE/YscL family type III secretion apparatus protein, which translates to MWVGRKLALEENDQVIEGVLLPHAALQEQQQAQSLVEQAMRKSEALLEETRQQAEQMLAEAQADAERLVITRCEEAERDFWLRAEPFFSEWQAERDAQSAEIVSQAQTLIAAAFEQLFGGLSDQQKLTALLTQLQSSSARATDVTLYHPSQYEAPLANWLAAHPQLGWTRCVDDALAAETLLLQTAQGEFSISWASLQQHLLRLAS; encoded by the coding sequence ATGTGGGTCGGCCGTAAACTTGCCTTAGAAGAGAACGACCAGGTGATTGAAGGCGTGCTGCTGCCTCACGCCGCTTTACAGGAGCAGCAACAGGCTCAAAGCCTGGTAGAACAGGCCATGCGCAAGAGTGAAGCCCTGCTGGAGGAGACTCGCCAGCAGGCTGAGCAGATGCTCGCCGAGGCGCAGGCCGATGCTGAACGGCTGGTCATCACACGCTGTGAAGAGGCCGAGCGGGATTTCTGGCTGCGGGCCGAACCCTTTTTTAGCGAATGGCAGGCCGAGCGGGACGCGCAAAGTGCCGAAATCGTCAGCCAGGCGCAGACGCTCATTGCGGCCGCGTTTGAACAGCTGTTTGGTGGCCTGAGCGACCAGCAAAAGCTCACGGCGCTGCTGACTCAGCTTCAGAGTTCAAGCGCTCGTGCAACGGACGTCACGCTGTATCACCCCTCACAGTATGAAGCGCCGCTGGCAAACTGGCTGGCCGCGCACCCGCAGTTAGGCTGGACGCGCTGCGTTGACGATGCGCTGGCGGCCGAAACGCTGCTGCTGCAAACCGCCCAGGGCGAATTCAGCATTAGCTGGGCTTCGCTCCAGCAGCATTTGCTGCGCCTCGCCAGCTAA
- the sctJ gene encoding type III secretion system inner membrane ring lipoprotein SctJ: MQRRWRKILQPWLLVLLLAGCDSQVILNTGLTENDANDIISELSKYKIEADKQIDKTGVTVLVAQDNIERSVRILNANGLPHKARTNLGEVFQKNGIISSPLEERARYIYALSQELESTLSQIDGVVVARVNVVLPERVAPGEPVQPASASVFIKYTPEMDPDSIEPRIRRLVAASIPGLSGKNDGALSVVFVPAAAYHDRVELVTLGPFQLTLSQYATVRTLFFSLMGLLLLLGGIFTLLPKLRAMKRGKNSGSTELAVVPSERR, from the coding sequence ATGCAACGACGCTGGCGAAAAATCCTGCAGCCCTGGCTGCTGGTCCTGCTGCTGGCAGGCTGCGACTCACAGGTCATTCTGAATACCGGCCTGACGGAAAACGATGCCAATGACATCATTTCCGAACTCTCGAAATACAAGATTGAAGCCGACAAGCAAATTGATAAAACCGGCGTCACCGTACTGGTGGCTCAGGACAATATTGAACGCTCCGTCCGCATTCTTAACGCCAACGGGTTGCCGCACAAAGCGCGTACTAACCTGGGCGAGGTGTTCCAGAAAAACGGCATTATTTCCAGCCCGCTCGAAGAGCGTGCCCGCTATATCTATGCGCTTTCCCAGGAGCTGGAGTCCACGCTTTCACAGATTGACGGCGTGGTGGTGGCTCGGGTGAACGTTGTCCTGCCCGAACGCGTGGCGCCCGGTGAGCCTGTGCAGCCCGCGTCGGCATCGGTGTTTATTAAATACACCCCGGAGATGGACCCCGACAGCATTGAGCCGAGGATCCGCCGTCTGGTCGCCGCGAGTATTCCCGGGCTTTCCGGGAAAAATGACGGGGCGCTTTCCGTGGTGTTTGTTCCCGCAGCGGCCTACCACGACCGCGTGGAGCTGGTGACCTTAGGGCCTTTCCAGCTGACGCTCTCGCAGTATGCCACGGTCAGAACGCTGTTCTTCTCGCTGATGGGCCTGTTGTTGCTGCTCGGCGGCATCTTCACCCTTCTACCGAAATTAAGGGCGATGAAGCGCGGCAAAAATTCAGGTTCGACTGAACTGGCCGTTGTGCCCTCAGAGCGGCGGTAA
- a CDS encoding type III secretion protein: protein MSTIGNMLNLATALPQLALNATPEGMAANLLKNVGDQMVHDIASKLTNLLFSGGMNGNNNNNTFMSPQSQGGASMGNTLAMSNMQQMLQQVLQQMGVNSQNSPFNSQAGAGNMNAFNSGMSNGLQSPSTGIGLVQLPLSTTSANSANSFNQLGNSMGSQLGSKMGLQALDDVKSDTSGLSAMLGGGGKVDGGSKETRAEIGKFMDQHPEIYGKPQSAGAGMPGLVHIGKGPSSWEDALKNSKPLSGDSLKAFQSAKNDLKTSMVGGSIPGSATAPGNGSSSLLMNADAQLFNGNIIKDAMKHHHGALMNLASAVLA from the coding sequence ATGAGTACGATTGGAAATATGCTGAATCTGGCCACTGCATTACCGCAGCTGGCGCTGAACGCAACCCCAGAAGGTATGGCCGCTAACCTGTTGAAAAACGTTGGCGATCAGATGGTGCATGACATTGCATCCAAGCTGACCAACCTGCTGTTCTCTGGCGGCATGAACGGTAACAACAATAACAACACCTTTATGTCCCCGCAGAGTCAGGGCGGCGCGAGCATGGGTAACACGCTGGCAATGAGCAACATGCAGCAGATGCTCCAGCAGGTGCTGCAGCAGATGGGCGTGAATTCCCAGAACTCTCCGTTCAACAGCCAGGCGGGTGCAGGCAACATGAATGCCTTCAACAGCGGCATGAGCAACGGCCTGCAGTCGCCGTCTACCGGCATTGGCCTGGTCCAGCTGCCGCTGTCCACCACCAGCGCCAACAGCGCAAACAGCTTCAACCAGCTGGGTAACAGCATGGGCAGCCAGCTGGGCAGCAAAATGGGCCTGCAGGCGCTGGATGACGTGAAGTCAGATACCAGCGGCCTGAGTGCAATGCTTGGCGGCGGCGGTAAAGTTGACGGCGGCTCAAAAGAGACTCGCGCGGAAATCGGTAAATTTATGGATCAGCACCCGGAGATCTACGGCAAGCCGCAGAGCGCGGGCGCCGGTATGCCGGGCCTGGTGCACATTGGTAAAGGTCCATCCAGCTGGGAAGATGCGCTGAAAAACAGCAAGCCGCTGAGCGGTGACTCGCTGAAAGCCTTCCAGTCCGCGAAAAACGATCTGAAAACCTCCATGGTCGGTGGCTCTATCCCGGGTTCCGCTACGGCACCGGGCAACGGCTCTTCCAGCCTGCTGATGAACGCCGACGCGCAGCTGTTTAACGGCAATATCATCAAAGATGCCATGAAGCATCACCACGGCGCGCTGATGAACCTGGCCAGCGCCGTGCTGGCCTAA
- a CDS encoding lytic transglycosylase domain-containing protein, giving the protein MQTKQWRWGLLLLSLPALAQAECFTRVGHAFGIAPALLEAIAWKESKFSLSSVNAANSNHTEDVCMMQVNSVHFGRLKQLGVTRDNLLRDPCTCIATGAWVLHGLFRQYGRSWNTVGMYNTGPSEKRHQLRQRYADDVQRIYKILQKQQPARREEDLFASNEAANQ; this is encoded by the coding sequence ATGCAGACCAAACAGTGGCGCTGGGGACTTTTACTGCTCAGCCTTCCGGCCCTCGCGCAGGCCGAATGCTTTACCCGCGTGGGGCATGCCTTTGGGATTGCCCCGGCATTGCTGGAGGCCATTGCCTGGAAAGAGTCGAAATTTAGCCTCTCGTCGGTGAACGCCGCCAACTCGAACCACACCGAAGACGTGTGCATGATGCAGGTGAACAGCGTGCATTTTGGGCGGCTGAAGCAGCTGGGCGTGACGCGTGACAACCTGCTGCGCGATCCCTGCACCTGCATCGCCACAGGCGCGTGGGTTTTACACGGGCTTTTCCGCCAGTATGGCCGCTCCTGGAATACCGTGGGGATGTACAACACCGGCCCGTCGGAAAAGCGCCACCAGCTTCGCCAGCGCTATGCCGATGACGTCCAGCGTATCTACAAGATCCTGCAAAAGCAGCAGCCCGCGCGGCGCGAAGAGGATCTGTTTGCCAGCAACGAGGCAGCTAACCAATAA
- the sctU gene encoding type III secretion system export apparatus subunit SctU produces the protein MSEKTEKASPHKLQEARKKGQVSQSQDIPKLLIMFGVLQLIFSMMEASMAKLQALMLLPLMRLSSPFNQALGEVGGAALLTVGVFFMMTVGTVILLRIAAGWIQFGPLFAIAALAPKLEALNPLNKFKEMFSVKQFIQILNSLLKAITLSVVFWLLIKPRLSQMANLSGGTLDGFWHAGVAILETLAHTIVGVMLVFSVADFALQKYFFLKQNRMSHEDVKNEYKQMEGDPHTKGHRKHVAHEILNAPAKKVTPQEMEKADVLLVNPTHYAVGLRYLPDETPLPVLLFKAQDDDAKALIKLAHAANIPVVRYVWLTRNLYRTTEEGAYIPRDTLKAVAAIYRLLRKLEGRLKGETIEFEE, from the coding sequence GTGAGTGAAAAAACAGAGAAGGCCAGCCCCCATAAACTTCAGGAGGCCCGCAAAAAAGGCCAGGTCAGCCAGAGCCAGGACATCCCCAAACTGCTGATTATGTTCGGCGTCCTGCAGCTAATTTTTTCCATGATGGAAGCCAGCATGGCGAAGCTGCAGGCGCTGATGCTCCTGCCGCTGATGCGCCTCAGCAGCCCTTTCAACCAGGCGTTAGGGGAAGTTGGCGGCGCCGCGCTGCTGACCGTCGGGGTGTTTTTTATGATGACGGTGGGCACCGTGATCCTGCTGCGCATCGCCGCAGGCTGGATCCAGTTTGGCCCGCTGTTTGCCATCGCCGCGCTGGCCCCGAAGCTTGAGGCGCTGAACCCGCTGAATAAATTCAAAGAGATGTTTTCGGTGAAGCAATTTATTCAGATCCTAAACAGCCTGCTGAAGGCCATCACCCTTTCGGTGGTGTTCTGGCTGCTGATCAAACCCCGCCTGTCGCAAATGGCCAATCTTTCAGGCGGCACGCTGGACGGTTTCTGGCATGCGGGTGTGGCGATTCTGGAAACTCTCGCCCACACCATCGTTGGCGTGATGCTGGTGTTTTCGGTGGCCGACTTTGCGCTGCAGAAATATTTCTTCCTCAAGCAAAACCGCATGAGCCACGAGGATGTGAAAAACGAATACAAGCAGATGGAAGGTGACCCGCATACCAAAGGCCACCGTAAGCACGTCGCCCACGAAATCCTCAACGCACCGGCAAAAAAAGTCACCCCACAGGAGATGGAAAAAGCCGACGTGCTGCTGGTGAACCCGACGCACTACGCCGTGGGGCTGCGCTATCTGCCGGACGAAACGCCGCTGCCGGTTCTGCTGTTTAAAGCGCAGGATGACGACGCCAAAGCGCTGATTAAACTGGCTCACGCCGCCAATATCCCGGTGGTGCGCTACGTCTGGCTGACCCGCAATCTTTACCGCACCACCGAAGAAGGCGCCTATATCCCACGCGATACGCTAAAAGCGGTGGCCGCTATTTACCGCCTGCTGCGCAAACTTGAGGGCCGCCTGAAGGGCGAGACGATTGAGTTTGAGGAGTAG
- a CDS encoding EscI/YscI/HrpB family type III secretion system inner rod protein translates to MHILNPATGMPLPEPESLGVASNPATQSSIPFGNNVANQSDAAFFSAALQQPEAASAMGGVGGKPAAMFEKASGMFKQMEGDQKQMNNVLRKAARSTDPLVLNQVDDQLSNYYLESMMNAKIVSKSISGLDKLTNLQ, encoded by the coding sequence ATGCACATTCTTAATCCTGCGACAGGTATGCCTTTGCCAGAACCCGAGTCTCTGGGCGTTGCATCCAACCCGGCCACACAGTCTTCTATCCCGTTCGGCAACAACGTCGCGAACCAAAGCGATGCCGCTTTCTTTTCAGCCGCACTGCAGCAGCCGGAAGCGGCCTCGGCAATGGGTGGCGTGGGGGGGAAACCTGCCGCGATGTTTGAAAAAGCCTCCGGCATGTTCAAGCAGATGGAAGGCGATCAGAAACAGATGAATAACGTGCTGCGTAAAGCCGCGCGCTCCACCGATCCGCTGGTGCTTAACCAGGTGGACGACCAGCTCTCTAACTATTACCTGGAGAGCATGATGAACGCCAAGATCGTCTCGAAGAGCATTTCGGGGCTCGATAAACTGACCAACCTGCAGTAA
- a CDS encoding sigma 54-interacting transcriptional regulator has product MKENSSNHWEIKHIPVDIDLNMPRSAAALPASENVHDGLDIWLQTLAPLKVDLVLEGETGTGKDTFARRIYDHSGCRGAFVPINCAAIPETLAESELFGVMAGAYTGATHSRAGYIESANNGVLFLDEIDSMSLSLQAKLLRVLETRTVGRLGSTQSISLNLRVIVASQKPLAQLMEQKLFRQDLFFRLTTVKISLPALRERVECIIPLFRRFAQESAIRLNRPMPAMPQHLSEALLMHRWPGNIRELKGAAERFVLGLPALGQVAHPEMRSVRLRERLRRIEYSLIEDCLSRHENRVVSAAHELGIPRRTLYQRIKSLTEKEN; this is encoded by the coding sequence ATGAAAGAAAACAGTTCGAATCATTGGGAGATAAAGCATATTCCGGTCGATATCGACTTGAATATGCCGCGGTCCGCAGCCGCATTACCCGCGTCTGAAAATGTGCACGACGGGCTGGATATCTGGCTGCAAACGTTAGCCCCTCTGAAGGTTGATTTGGTGCTGGAAGGCGAAACGGGCACCGGGAAAGACACCTTTGCGCGTCGTATATACGACCATTCTGGCTGCCGCGGCGCTTTTGTGCCCATTAACTGCGCGGCGATCCCCGAAACGCTGGCAGAAAGTGAACTGTTTGGCGTGATGGCGGGAGCCTACACCGGCGCGACGCACTCGCGTGCCGGCTACATTGAAAGCGCCAATAATGGCGTCCTGTTTCTGGATGAAATTGACAGCATGTCGCTGAGCCTGCAGGCCAAGCTGCTGCGGGTGTTAGAAACCCGTACCGTGGGGCGTCTGGGCAGCACGCAGTCTATTTCGCTTAATCTGCGGGTGATTGTGGCCTCGCAAAAGCCCCTTGCCCAGCTTATGGAGCAAAAACTGTTCCGCCAGGATCTCTTCTTCCGCCTGACGACGGTCAAAATTTCGCTTCCGGCGCTGCGTGAGCGCGTGGAATGCATTATTCCCCTGTTCCGCCGCTTTGCGCAGGAGTCTGCTATCCGTCTGAATCGCCCAATGCCGGCGATGCCTCAGCACCTCAGCGAAGCGCTGTTGATGCACCGCTGGCCGGGGAACATTCGTGAATTAAAAGGCGCTGCCGAACGGTTTGTGCTGGGGCTGCCGGCCCTGGGGCAGGTCGCGCACCCGGAGATGCGTTCCGTGCGGCTGCGCGAACGGCTGCGGCGGATAGAATACAGCCTGATAGAGGATTGCCTCTCGCGGCATGAAAATCGGGTTGTCAGCGCCGCACATGAATTGGGGATCCCAAGAAGAACGCTGTATCAGAGAATTAAGTCTTTGACTGAAAAGGAAAATTAA
- the sctS gene encoding type III secretion system export apparatus subunit SctS, with amino-acid sequence MDMIYMFKQAVLMVVVLSAPPLVVAVLVGIVVSLLQAVFQLQDQTLPFAIKLVAVGTTLALSGRWIGLQMVELAQSAFNMMAASGTLR; translated from the coding sequence ATGGACATGATCTACATGTTTAAGCAGGCGGTGCTGATGGTGGTTGTGCTCTCCGCGCCGCCGCTGGTGGTCGCCGTGCTGGTGGGCATTGTGGTGTCCCTCCTGCAGGCGGTGTTTCAGCTCCAGGATCAGACCCTGCCCTTCGCCATCAAGTTGGTGGCCGTAGGCACCACGCTGGCGCTGAGCGGCCGCTGGATAGGCCTGCAAATGGTGGAACTGGCGCAGTCCGCCTTCAACATGATGGCCGCGTCCGGAACCCTGCGATGA